TCTAGAAGTACCAGAATGTGACTCATACAGAACAAATCAGTGatcctgtgtttttcttcttttttttccccttcccaacATTTACACTTCTGATTGTTGACATACTGAAATGGGCATACATTTTCTTATCTCATGCAGTAAACAGAATAAACTTGGAGTTGATTCCTCAGAAATCAGTTATAAATATTAAATCGTATTGAACATTCGTAGTACAAAATAGATTGTAAAGTGCTGCAGTCACATATATCTGCAAAACTGCCCCCCACCAGCCTAAAGCGTTTCTTGGAGCAGCCCCTCAGAGCTTTGCTACATCCATCTGGTTTAAGGTGTGTCGTGTTTTTGGACAGACACTTGGTCGAGTCACTTGGCCTCCTCAGGGTTTTACAGATTGTCCTATTTCTATGGCTGAGAAGATGCTGTGTAAGAGGCCGTGGTGACGGACTACGCCACTTTCTTCTTAGTGCAGAGAAAGATTCAAGCTTGTGTGTACCTATAACCAAACTAGGCTTGTTCTGTGTTCCCCCTGAGTTGTCTTGAACAGTAAAGATGAGGAAATATTGAGCAGCTAGCACCGGCCACCCAGTAGGGGAGATGCAGTTGAACAGGCCAGGAGGcagtccttcctcatcctcacacTGCCCCCTTTTATACAGAGACCTGCTAGattgcagaacacacacacacacacacacacacacacacacacacacacacacacacacacagtggaactTGCCAACAACAGTGACCAGGTACCTGGTACCCATGGCAACTTAGGACAGTCAAGTGCTATGGAGGATGTAAATTGCCACTTGTAACTCATGATAGTGACAGACACGTTTCTCTCACTTCAgatgaaatgaagaaatgattCAACAGTTAAagattgaacaacaacaaaaaccactggaAATGTTCCAACAATTCAATGAACTATAATTCTGATCAAAGAAGATCCTCAAGTATTCTTAGgtgataatttaaaaacagagacGATTTGCCATCcattcttcccccctcccctttaaATAGCCCACGTTGCATTTAACAACACCAAAGAATCATTACAGCTTGGGCTGTCAGGAGATTAATGTCATGAGACAAGAAACTCTCTGAAGCATATAAAGAGCTGCAGAAAGGAAGttaaagaaaaaaccaaaaaacaacaacaaaaaagctctgtagccaggcggtggtggcatacacctttgatcccagcactcctgtgagttcaaggccagcctggtctagatcgagttccaggacagccagggcttcacagagaaatgctgtcttgtgaaaccaaaagaaataaaaataaaaaaataataaaaataaaataaaaaatgctgtgTATATCTTAAAtcactttttatgtattttgattgttaaattttttttatatcttactttttttactttttgtgtctGTATGAATGTGGACGCATGCATgtcatagcacatgtgtggacaTCAGAGGGCGACTCTTGAAGaagttggctctctctttctaccgtgtgggttctagggattgaactcaggtcatgaatTTTGgcggcaagcatctttacccactgagccatcttactggcccttcTTTTGATCATTCTAATCAACCCAGAATAACTTAATAATAAATAGAGGTTTAAATTACAGACATTACAGTCACTTATTTCTTGAATTATAAAAAACAATAGGAAACATGAATTCAATTTAACATTTCTATTGAAATACTTGTGGTGATGGCTGGCCATAAAAAGAAGTAGTTATCTTTGAAGTTCAAGTTGttatatgcttttaattttttttttttttttgcatattaacCAAATGCTTAGCTTTAAAGTGTTGCTTTCTTTCCATGCAATATTTAGAAAACTCAGAagccataatttgtcaatttaaactttagtaatttttcaaattgtttaaaaaataatttacctgtatttctgaaaattaacaacttttttaatgattcaagatttttttttttttttttggaatggcCAGTTCATTTCCATGACTTGGGCTAGATGTCACTTTATAAAACAGTAATTTACACACATGAGTACTTTTAACGTCAACTTGCCAGTTCATGGCATTGTTTGTGTCAGGGTGTGAACCAGCGTCCTTACACCTATCTGTGTGTTGCTACTGAATAGGGCTGGATTCCTGTACAGAAAAGTGTtcggttgttttggtttgggcttACAGAGCAAGCAAAAGGGGCTTAAGAGAAGGGGAGGTGTTGGTGCTGCTATTCACATGCATTCCCTTTATTCAGTTTTGAAGGTGGGGTCCAGTGGTCGGCACCTGCCCCAGGGACTCTTTTCCCAGGCAACAAAGAAGCTATGACATGAAAATGTGTCACACTGGATCCACTTTCATATGAACCCTGTGCTCACATTTCCCAAGATCCATTTCCAGAAAGTCTTCTGGTATGTCCTGTAACGCCTCCCTGTGAGGGCTGTCTGTGTGGTTTTCACCTGAATGAGGATGCTGGCACAGGCCCTTTTTACAGGGTCTTACCAGGGCGAGGCACACAGCAGCCATGGCCATGCCTGCTGCACAGGAGTAGAAGGCCCTGCTGTAGATCTTGCTCTGGTCTACCAGTAGGCCTGGAAGAAAGCATTGGCACTGTTAGTGACATCACTACCACAACACCCCCTCACCCGGGCTCCTCCTGTCCAATCCCAAAACTTCTCTATCTCTTAGCTTGGCCTACCAtcctattattttatttgtttattgaggcaaggtctcacaaGAAGCCCAAACTGCCCTAAAATTCTCTATGTTGTTAACCTGGTCTCAGACTCTCAGCCATGGTCGTATGGTGAACCAGTGACTTTAGTACAGAGTAGAACCTGTGTCTGCAAGTCTAAGCCTCCCACTGTTTTCTGTTATCTTGCCTTGTCTAAGGTTAGAGGGGAATCAAGGGCGTTAGAACCTTATTGCCATCTGACTTTTGGGTTACAGGAACTATGAGtcattttcccatttttccagacagggtctctctgtacaACCCCAgggacctagaactcactatgtaacccagccTCACCTCTATCTCATGAGggtcctgccttggcctcccgagaactggaattataggtgtccaccaccatgcccagctcttttcCCCTTCTTAAGAAAGGTAtttaggagactggagagatggctcagagagtaagagccctggctgcttttccagatggacctgggttcaatccccagccccccctatggtagctcacaactgtctgtaactccagtcccaggacatacagtgccctcttctgcctccatagcattgcatgcatgtggtacacgtACATATATTCAGGTAACACCAGTgtacataaaatcaaaatgaccACTGCCTTCAATTTTAAGGCTTtttagtttcttcctttttttaaaaccaaGAGAGTTAACCATTGTTATCTCTAACCCAGGAAAACTAAAATTCAACTCAAGTATAAAAATGGAAGTAGACTTTACAATCAGTCCCATAAAGCAAGCCAGCACAACTGGTAAGATTAAGGTAGGCAGCCTTGCATTCTGTGTTCTTAAAGTAGGTGGCACAGGCCACTgagatggttcactgggtaaaaggtgcttgctgccaagcctcacaacctgagttcaatccctgggacccacacatggtggaaggagaaaactgactccccccataagttgtcctcggacctccacatgcacactatggCACATGTACACCCATAAGTAAagggcacatgcacacccacaaatAAATAAGGGAAAAGCAATTTAATTACCTGCCAAGGGTGGTCCTGCCAGCCCTGAAATGCTCTGAATGAAGACATAGACTCCAGCTGCAGATGACATCCTATCGATTCCAACGACGTCATCCTCGGCCAACAGAGGGATGTGGGTCCCTCCTATGGTCCCAACCATAGTGCCAAAAAACACACTACACAACATGAGACCCCAGAATTCAGTAGCAAAGGTGAAGGCGAAGAGAGAAACGGTCAGTAAAATGACACATATGAGTTCAATGTAGATCTTCCGAATGGGCTCTCTGTTGAGGACAAACCCAGCCCCGATCCTTCCGAACACTTCAGCAATGGCCATCGTAGATAGTAAAAATGCAGCTCGGTCGCGGTCAATGCCTAGACTAATACCCAAGGGAATGATGTACAGGGAAGGTGCAAAGAAGCCCAGTGTGGCGAAGAGGCCAAACAATGCGTAACAGATGAAGCTTTTGTCTTTCAAAATGGAAAAGTCTAACAGCGGGGTTTTCTTCCGGCTGTGCTGGGGACCAACCACCAGGGTCTGGTGCTGTTCGGCTCTGGCTTCCTGCTCCGTATTAGCTTGATTAGGCACATTTTTTGGTGAGGTAGTTAATTCTACTCCTGAGTCGATGGAGTCTATTGAGGttcttgttttctcattttcaagCATATATTGCACTTCTCTCCGGGGTTCCTGGGTGACTGTTTTTGGTGACTCTGGTCCTTTGATAATGATTGGTCTTAGCAAGGCGCCACAGACCATGATGTTCAGTTGCAGTAGGCCCACGAAGAGGAGGCTGTACCGCCAGCCAATGTGTTCCTTCAGAGCTGTGATGGCTTGAagggaagaagcaaagaaaggaaaccCAAGGTCAGTAACAGACTCCAGATCCACCGGGCAATAGCCAGGGGGAAGATGGAGAAAAATCTAGTAACAAATTTTGCTCAAAGTTAGGGGGAATACAGTCATTCTAGACTATACCTTGGGTTGGGGATGAGGTGATAAGTGTGTGCTTGTCTGTGGAGGAGAGAGGCCAATGATGGGTGTCTTTCTtgattgttctgttttgttttcagtgataTGGATTAAGTTTAAGtcttttctaccactgagctacaatccTGGCCTCTTTACTCTTGGAGACAGACTCTTATTGAATCTGGAATTCAGCAAGACTGGTTGATCCCAGGGATCCAtcagtctccatctccccagtgctgtgaatacaggcatatgccaccacacccagcattttacatggctgctggggatccagactcagagTCTTATGCTTACACTGCATGGACACATCACCCCAGCCCTGTAGACTCTCCTTTATTCTGGGTTCTGGTGCATTTtatgaatggataagaaaatatgCACACTTATTACCATATATGCTATAAAAACTGTCAGCCTTGTTCTCTAAAAGTTTTGGGCAGTGGGTTTTTCAGGCAGAGGCCTGAGAAGGAGGATATGTCTGCAACCTATATTAAGGTTCAACAAAAGATAGCCCACAGGACAAATCTGACCCACTGTCCGTTTTTTGTTAATAAAACTGggctggccgggtggtggtggtgcacacctttaatcccagcactcgggag
Above is a window of Onychomys torridus chromosome 8, mOncTor1.1, whole genome shotgun sequence DNA encoding:
- the Slc16a6 gene encoding monocarboxylate transporter 7 isoform X3 yields the protein MKLPARHQNEMSERSRMTQQNSKLSSQANVYTQVPDGGWGWAVAVSFFFIEVFTYGIIKSFGVFFNDLMDSFDESNSRISWIISICVFVLTFTAPLSTVLSNHFGHRLVVMAGGLLISTGMVAASFSQRVYHMYISIGVISGLGYCFSFLPTVTILSQYFDKRRSVVTAVASTGECFAVFAFAPAITALKEHIGWRYSLLFVGLLQLNIMVCGALLRPIIIKGPESPKTVTQEPRREVQYMLENEKTRTSIDSIDSGVELTTSPKNVPNQANTEQEARAEQHQTLVVGPQHSRKKTPLLDFSILKDKSFICYALFGLFATLGFFAPSLYIIPLGISLGIDRDRAAFLLSTMAIAEVFGRIGAGFVLNREPIRKIYIELICVILLTVSLFAFTFATEFWGLMLCSVFFGTMVGTIGGTHIPLLAEDDVVGIDRMSSAAGVYVFIQSISGLAGPPLAGLLVDQSKIYSRAFYSCAAGMAMAAVCLALVRPCKKGLCQHPHSGENHTDSPHREALQDIPEDFLEMDLGKCEHRVHMKVDPV
- the Slc16a6 gene encoding monocarboxylate transporter 7 isoform X2, which encodes MAKGKVAGHQEPPGTLLDCGRSRMTQQNSKLSSQANVYTQVPDGGWGWAVAVSFFFIEVFTYGIIKSFGVFFNDLMDSFDESNSRISWIISICVFVLTFTAPLSTVLSNHFGHRLVVMAGGLLISTGMVAASFSQRVYHMYISIGVISGLGYCFSFLPTVTILSQYFDKRRSVVTAVASTGECFAVFAFAPAITALKEHIGWRYSLLFVGLLQLNIMVCGALLRPIIIKGPESPKTVTQEPRREVQYMLENEKTRTSIDSIDSGVELTTSPKNVPNQANTEQEARAEQHQTLVVGPQHSRKKTPLLDFSILKDKSFICYALFGLFATLGFFAPSLYIIPLGISLGIDRDRAAFLLSTMAIAEVFGRIGAGFVLNREPIRKIYIELICVILLTVSLFAFTFATEFWGLMLCSVFFGTMVGTIGGTHIPLLAEDDVVGIDRMSSAAGVYVFIQSISGLAGPPLAGLLVDQSKIYSRAFYSCAAGMAMAAVCLALVRPCKKGLCQHPHSGENHTDSPHREALQDIPEDFLEMDLGKCEHRVHMKVDPV
- the Slc16a6 gene encoding monocarboxylate transporter 7 isoform X4, whose amino-acid sequence is MTQQNSKLSSQANVYTQVPDGGWGWAVAVSFFFIEVFTYGIIKSFGVFFNDLMDSFDESNSRISWIISICVFVLTFTAPLSTVLSNHFGHRLVVMAGGLLISTGMVAASFSQRVYHMYISIGVISGLGYCFSFLPTVTILSQYFDKRRSVVTAVASTGECFAVFAFAPAITALKEHIGWRYSLLFVGLLQLNIMVCGALLRPIIIKGPESPKTVTQEPRREVQYMLENEKTRTSIDSIDSGVELTTSPKNVPNQANTEQEARAEQHQTLVVGPQHSRKKTPLLDFSILKDKSFICYALFGLFATLGFFAPSLYIIPLGISLGIDRDRAAFLLSTMAIAEVFGRIGAGFVLNREPIRKIYIELICVILLTVSLFAFTFATEFWGLMLCSVFFGTMVGTIGGTHIPLLAEDDVVGIDRMSSAAGVYVFIQSISGLAGPPLAGLLVDQSKIYSRAFYSCAAGMAMAAVCLALVRPCKKGLCQHPHSGENHTDSPHREALQDIPEDFLEMDLGKCEHRVHMKVDPV
- the Slc16a6 gene encoding monocarboxylate transporter 7 isoform X1 → MRASGQGPQRRRRGWANRDGSAVTFRDPQPRQPAGGTRALRGPDPRGPARARQAGPLLAGARRSQHMVGGGAPPRPAETGCSRSRMTQQNSKLSSQANVYTQVPDGGWGWAVAVSFFFIEVFTYGIIKSFGVFFNDLMDSFDESNSRISWIISICVFVLTFTAPLSTVLSNHFGHRLVVMAGGLLISTGMVAASFSQRVYHMYISIGVISGLGYCFSFLPTVTILSQYFDKRRSVVTAVASTGECFAVFAFAPAITALKEHIGWRYSLLFVGLLQLNIMVCGALLRPIIIKGPESPKTVTQEPRREVQYMLENEKTRTSIDSIDSGVELTTSPKNVPNQANTEQEARAEQHQTLVVGPQHSRKKTPLLDFSILKDKSFICYALFGLFATLGFFAPSLYIIPLGISLGIDRDRAAFLLSTMAIAEVFGRIGAGFVLNREPIRKIYIELICVILLTVSLFAFTFATEFWGLMLCSVFFGTMVGTIGGTHIPLLAEDDVVGIDRMSSAAGVYVFIQSISGLAGPPLAGLLVDQSKIYSRAFYSCAAGMAMAAVCLALVRPCKKGLCQHPHSGENHTDSPHREALQDIPEDFLEMDLGKCEHRVHMKVDPV